A stretch of Peteryoungia algae DNA encodes these proteins:
- a CDS encoding maleate cis-trans isomerase family protein, with translation MTMSHSLPAPAIGVILPSSNRVVERITQTIIADYPGLDACFSRVPYDGHPPEGYALAHFRQAADLLAQARPQIILWNATRGALLGFEPDRQLCHMLEEQTGIPATTTALATSSFLNRHHLKKIGLLAQGDELEGKRLVQTFGGEGIEIVAGRNLGITDNFEASMVSSETLDRLVKELARAPLDAVLIWSTNLAGSRLATDLSKTLGIPVLDSTTLGTQDAISQVL, from the coding sequence ATGACAATGTCGCATTCCCTGCCTGCTCCAGCTATCGGCGTCATACTTCCCTCATCAAATCGCGTCGTCGAGCGGATCACGCAGACGATTATTGCCGACTACCCGGGTCTCGATGCCTGCTTTTCCCGGGTACCCTACGATGGCCATCCGCCGGAGGGCTATGCTCTCGCCCATTTTCGGCAGGCCGCTGACCTGCTCGCCCAGGCCAGGCCCCAAATCATCCTCTGGAATGCAACACGTGGCGCCCTGTTGGGCTTTGAGCCCGATCGACAGTTGTGTCACATGCTCGAGGAGCAGACTGGAATCCCCGCCACGACTACAGCCTTGGCGACCTCCAGCTTTCTCAACCGGCATCACCTCAAGAAAATAGGATTGCTTGCTCAGGGCGATGAGCTGGAAGGCAAGCGGCTCGTGCAGACCTTCGGCGGCGAAGGTATCGAGATCGTCGCGGGCCGCAATCTTGGCATCACAGACAACTTTGAAGCATCGATGGTCTCAAGCGAGACGCTGGACCGTCTTGTGAAGGAACTGGCCAGAGCCCCGCTTGATGCCGTGCTGATCTGGAGCACGAACCTCGCAGGCAGTCGCCTTGCAACTGACCTTTCCAAAACCCTCGGGATTCCGGTTCTGGATTCAACGACCCTCGGAACCCAGGATGCCATTTCACAGGTGCTCTGA
- a CDS encoding FtsX-like permease family protein: protein MSYLLQRLFGRLPIGWLQLTHSRTRFAAALAGVAFANVLVFVQLGIMNSMGAATLRPYDFFQADIMISASDASTLTDGGNVARQWLLQAMGDPDVSDGMGLFIANVPWDRGEKDISLTTFGVDPVKTGFLSRDIAGDLNLLRVQNAALLDRLARGLAKEEAASIRPQTPLSFETQGRTITAYATFAGGGGFGGDGYMLVSDQTFLSLYPTRSSSAPDHVLLRLRPGAETESVIARLKTLISDPSLRIRSYQEAAQEDLRYQQTKRPTGIIFGFGVLIGVLVGIVIVYQVLSTDVADHLREYATFKAMGYGPHFFLGIVFEEALVLGIMGFIPGLVVGTTILTLMGKITTLPLGMTPSMAVTVFLGTIIFSALSGAIATRRLGAADPADLF, encoded by the coding sequence ATGAGCTACCTGCTGCAACGCCTGTTCGGGCGGCTGCCCATCGGCTGGTTGCAACTGACCCACAGCCGCACTCGTTTCGCCGCGGCACTCGCCGGGGTGGCCTTTGCCAATGTTCTGGTCTTCGTCCAGCTTGGGATCATGAATTCGATGGGGGCCGCAACCTTGCGTCCCTATGACTTCTTCCAGGCGGATATCATGATCTCGGCCAGCGATGCGAGCACCTTGACCGACGGGGGCAATGTGGCTCGGCAGTGGTTGCTGCAGGCGATGGGGGATCCGGATGTATCCGATGGCATGGGTCTGTTCATCGCCAATGTTCCCTGGGATCGCGGCGAGAAGGATATCAGTCTGACGACCTTCGGTGTGGATCCGGTCAAGACCGGGTTTCTGTCCAGGGATATAGCCGGCGATCTCAATCTCCTGCGGGTGCAAAACGCGGCATTGCTCGATCGGCTCGCCCGTGGTCTGGCCAAGGAGGAAGCTGCTTCAATCCGTCCGCAAACGCCGCTCTCCTTTGAGACGCAAGGCCGCACAATCACCGCCTATGCCACATTCGCCGGCGGCGGCGGTTTCGGTGGTGATGGCTATATGCTGGTTTCGGATCAGACATTCCTGTCGCTATACCCGACGCGCAGTTCCTCCGCACCCGACCATGTTCTTTTGCGTCTGCGCCCCGGCGCTGAGACAGAGAGTGTGATCGCGCGCCTGAAAACGCTGATTTCCGACCCGTCCCTTCGCATCCGCAGCTATCAAGAGGCAGCGCAGGAGGATCTGCGCTATCAGCAGACAAAACGGCCCACGGGTATCATCTTCGGATTCGGCGTGTTGATCGGCGTTCTCGTCGGCATCGTTATCGTCTATCAGGTGCTGTCCACCGATGTGGCCGACCACCTGCGCGAATACGCAACCTTCAAGGCCATGGGCTACGGCCCCCACTTCTTCCTCGGTATCGTCTTCGAAGAAGCGCTGGTGCTCGGGATCATGGGTTTCATTCCAGGACTTGTTGTCGGGACGACCATCCTGACGCTCATGGGGAAGATCACGACCCTGCCCTTGGGAATGACACCTTCGATGGCAGTGACCGTTTTTCTCGGCACCATCATCTTTTCCGCCCTGTCCGGCGCCATTGCGACCCGTCGGCTTGGCGCTGCCGACCCTGCCGATCTCTTCTAG
- a CDS encoding HlyD family efflux transporter periplasmic adaptor subunit has protein sequence MSATDEKSLPINLNLSEPKSPRQRSWFRKRYLLVLLVPVFMFSGAVLGMYFQPTGLQKFYALTGLQPGGGSDAPIALPPDIELPPKMAETMLPSDVVGLARVMPRGDVSVVAAPYGAGDARIAEILVSVGDRAEKGSLLARLDNHTALAGAVLTAEANLAVREATLIQTRAAVEASRNEAQAALDQAISTAAEAASALARTEALASNAVSTQAALDAARAAAEDARLSVVRAEATLTRYASVTLDEQPDVIVARRNVDAAQSELARARLDLARAEVVAPITGTILDIHVTPGQRPPTDGIMDMGDTDQMMAEVEVWQDRISAVMVGQPVELVTPAFGATLQGRVDRIGLTVGRQGLISDDAAENKDARVIQVLVVLDKASSDVAARFTNLEVIARIDTTGRAIP, from the coding sequence ATGTCAGCGACTGATGAGAAAAGCCTCCCGATCAATCTGAATCTGTCGGAGCCAAAATCACCTCGGCAGCGCAGCTGGTTTCGCAAGCGGTACCTGCTCGTGCTGCTGGTCCCCGTTTTCATGTTCTCAGGTGCGGTGCTGGGAATGTATTTCCAACCGACAGGCTTGCAGAAGTTTTACGCGCTGACGGGGCTTCAGCCCGGCGGTGGCTCGGATGCGCCGATTGCGCTGCCGCCTGACATCGAGTTGCCGCCCAAGATGGCAGAAACCATGCTGCCATCTGACGTGGTGGGATTGGCGCGGGTGATGCCGCGTGGCGACGTTTCGGTCGTCGCAGCACCCTATGGGGCTGGCGATGCGCGCATTGCGGAGATTCTCGTTTCCGTGGGCGACCGGGCGGAGAAAGGCTCCTTGCTGGCGAGGCTCGACAATCACACGGCGCTTGCCGGTGCCGTGCTCACCGCAGAGGCAAACCTCGCCGTGCGAGAAGCAACCCTCATCCAGACGCGGGCGGCGGTCGAGGCAAGCCGCAACGAAGCACAAGCCGCACTCGATCAAGCCATATCTACGGCTGCCGAAGCTGCATCGGCCCTGGCACGAACGGAGGCGCTTGCTTCGAACGCCGTCAGCACACAGGCGGCACTCGATGCGGCCCGGGCTGCGGCAGAAGACGCGAGACTTTCCGTTGTCCGCGCAGAGGCAACGCTGACGCGCTATGCTTCAGTCACGCTGGACGAACAGCCCGATGTGATCGTCGCGCGACGCAATGTCGATGCAGCCCAATCTGAGTTGGCCCGTGCTCGTCTCGACCTTGCACGCGCCGAGGTGGTGGCGCCCATCACGGGAACGATCCTCGACATCCATGTCACGCCCGGACAGCGACCTCCCACCGACGGAATCATGGATATGGGAGATACGGATCAGATGATGGCCGAGGTCGAGGTCTGGCAGGATCGCATCAGTGCCGTCATGGTTGGCCAGCCGGTGGAACTGGTAACCCCCGCTTTTGGCGCCACGCTGCAAGGCCGGGTGGACCGGATCGGGCTGACGGTGGGGCGGCAGGGCCTGATTTCAGACGATGCAGCGGAAAACAAGGACGCGCGCGTCATCCAGGTCCTGGTGGTGCTGGACAAAGCCTCCTCGGATGTCGCCGCACGCTTCACCAATCTCGAGGTCATCGCCCGCATTGATACCACGGGACGGGCCATTCCATGA
- a CDS encoding ABC transporter ATP-binding protein — protein sequence MDNPAITAKIGGGSVKLSGISRSYGGNQVVSDVTLEARSGEILALLGPSGCGKTTTLRMVAGLVQPTSGDISIDGKPITDLPVHRRNIGMLFQNYALFPHMTVLENVAFGLSMRGISRAETEQRARQALALTHLTGFEGRMPAALSGGQQQRVALARAIVYRPKVLLLDEPFGALDKKLREAMQIELRQLCNELGLTTILVTHDQEEALVLADQIAVMRGGRIEQVASAREIYERPTSHFVADFIGTSNFMPATIIGKQEDKTLLRSATGQIFESLLPSALGVGQQAIMAVRPESIRLSPVETSGETVNTVRGQVIRTVFKGQALSIWLEIQGTEFICSLPIDSLGANTPQLGDVWTASWSSERTLIVREQ from the coding sequence ATGGACAATCCTGCGATAACCGCAAAAATCGGCGGTGGCAGCGTCAAGCTCAGCGGCATCAGCCGTAGCTATGGTGGAAACCAGGTCGTCAGCGACGTCACACTGGAAGCCCGCAGCGGCGAGATCCTTGCGCTTCTTGGTCCTTCCGGCTGCGGCAAAACCACGACGTTGCGGATGGTCGCCGGCCTCGTCCAGCCAACATCCGGCGACATCTCCATCGACGGCAAGCCGATCACGGATCTTCCAGTCCATCGGCGCAATATCGGCATGCTGTTCCAGAACTATGCGCTTTTCCCGCACATGACCGTGCTTGAAAACGTTGCCTTTGGCCTGTCGATGCGAGGTATTTCCAGAGCGGAGACGGAGCAGAGAGCCAGACAGGCTTTGGCCCTGACCCACCTGACCGGCTTCGAGGGCCGGATGCCGGCGGCCCTTTCCGGTGGTCAGCAGCAGCGGGTCGCGCTTGCCCGCGCGATCGTCTACCGCCCCAAGGTCCTGCTTCTGGACGAACCTTTCGGTGCGCTCGACAAGAAGCTGCGCGAGGCCATGCAGATCGAGTTGCGCCAACTCTGCAACGAGCTCGGGCTGACCACAATCCTCGTCACCCACGACCAGGAGGAGGCGCTGGTCCTTGCAGACCAGATCGCCGTCATGCGGGGCGGCCGTATTGAGCAGGTCGCCTCGGCCCGCGAAATCTACGAGCGTCCGACATCGCATTTCGTCGCAGACTTCATCGGCACATCAAATTTCATGCCCGCAACCATTATCGGCAAGCAGGAAGACAAGACCCTATTGAGAAGCGCTACAGGACAGATATTCGAAAGCCTTCTGCCGAGCGCGCTGGGTGTCGGTCAACAGGCTATCATGGCGGTGCGGCCGGAAAGTATCCGGCTTTCGCCTGTCGAGACATCCGGTGAGACAGTCAATACCGTCAGAGGCCAGGTCATTCGAACTGTCTTCAAGGGGCAGGCGCTTTCCATCTGGCTGGAGATACAAGGCACCGAGTTCATCTGCTCGCTGCCGATCGACAGCCTCGGCGCCAACACGCCTCAGCTGGGCGATGTCTGGACCGCCAGTTGGTCCTCTGAGCGGACGTTGATCGTCCGGGAGCAGTGA
- a CDS encoding ATP-binding cassette domain-containing protein, with protein sequence MDSETIVDVRGLNHWFGSGDVRKQALFDVNLMLKRGSFTVLMGPSGSGKTTVLTLVGCLRAVQDGSVRLLGSELNGASQAQLVSLRRRLGFIFQAHNLHESLTAVQNVMMGVQVHGQVADRVAQSAAEHALGLVGLTDRTTYLPANLSGGQKQRVAVARALVSSPALVLADEPTAALDKDSASEVVDLLKRLGKARGTTTLLVTHDNRILDRADRILTLEDGRIVKTEVRAQD encoded by the coding sequence ATGGACAGCGAGACAATTGTCGATGTGCGCGGATTGAATCATTGGTTTGGCAGTGGCGACGTCCGCAAACAGGCGCTGTTTGACGTGAATCTGATGCTGAAACGCGGCAGCTTCACCGTGCTGATGGGGCCTTCCGGGTCTGGCAAGACGACTGTCCTCACGCTTGTCGGCTGTCTTCGAGCCGTACAGGATGGATCTGTGCGGCTTCTGGGAAGCGAGTTGAACGGCGCATCGCAGGCGCAGCTTGTCAGTCTGCGCCGCCGCCTGGGCTTCATATTCCAGGCCCATAATCTGCATGAAAGCCTGACTGCGGTGCAGAACGTCATGATGGGGGTGCAGGTGCATGGTCAAGTGGCCGATCGGGTGGCGCAGAGCGCGGCTGAGCATGCGCTTGGGCTGGTCGGCTTGACCGACCGTACCACCTATCTGCCCGCGAACCTGTCAGGCGGCCAGAAGCAGCGCGTCGCCGTTGCCCGCGCCCTTGTCTCCAGCCCGGCGCTGGTGCTGGCAGACGAGCCCACTGCCGCGCTGGACAAAGACAGTGCGTCAGAGGTCGTCGATCTTCTCAAACGCTTGGGTAAGGCCCGGGGTACGACAACATTGCTCGTTACCCACGACAATCGCATCCTCGATCGTGCTGACCGTATCCTCACGCTGGAGGACGGTCGTATCGTGAAAACAGAGGTTCGAGCACAAGATTAG
- a CDS encoding sulfite exporter TauE/SafE family protein, with translation MNDIVTQALTAIGSGGLVGFTLGLIGGGGSILATPLLLYVVGISQPHIAIGTGALAVSVNAYANFVGHARKGHVWWRCAFVFAATGTVGALAGSTLGKAFDGQKLLFLFGLLMLVVAGLMLRPRTAIVSNVVKTDGLTCWKTAAVAIAAGAASGFFGIGGGFLIVPGLMLATGMPMINAVGSSLLAVGTFGLATAINYAASDLIDWAIAAEFISGGVIGGFGGMLLATRLSTRRNLLNRIFAVLIIGVAFYVLYKSSAAILPLW, from the coding sequence ATGAACGACATCGTCACCCAGGCCCTGACGGCGATCGGCTCGGGCGGCCTCGTGGGCTTTACGCTTGGACTGATCGGCGGCGGCGGCTCCATCCTGGCAACGCCCCTGCTGCTCTATGTGGTCGGCATCTCGCAACCGCATATCGCAATCGGCACCGGCGCTCTGGCCGTATCGGTCAATGCCTATGCCAATTTTGTCGGCCATGCCCGCAAGGGGCATGTCTGGTGGCGTTGCGCTTTCGTCTTCGCCGCCACCGGGACGGTCGGAGCACTCGCGGGCTCAACACTCGGGAAAGCTTTCGACGGGCAGAAGCTGCTTTTCCTGTTTGGCCTGTTGATGCTGGTCGTCGCCGGCCTGATGCTCCGGCCCCGGACCGCAATTGTCTCAAATGTCGTCAAGACGGATGGCCTGACATGCTGGAAAACGGCGGCTGTGGCCATCGCAGCAGGAGCAGCATCAGGCTTCTTCGGAATTGGCGGAGGGTTCCTGATCGTACCAGGCCTGATGCTCGCGACCGGCATGCCGATGATCAACGCGGTCGGATCGTCGCTTCTCGCCGTCGGGACGTTTGGCCTTGCCACCGCGATCAATTACGCGGCCTCGGACCTGATCGACTGGGCGATCGCGGCCGAGTTTATCAGTGGCGGCGTGATCGGTGGCTTCGGCGGCATGCTGCTGGCAACCCGTCTTTCAACCCGCAGAAACCTTCTCAACCGCATCTTCGCCGTGCTGATCATCGGCGTCGCTTTCTATGTGCTGTACAAAAGCAGCGCTGCGATCCTGCCGCTCTGGTGA
- a CDS encoding LysR family transcriptional regulator, which produces MARSGSIQKAAKELNVAASAIDRQILLLEADLGVELFERMPRGMRLTAAGDALIALARRWKSDERKAASDIRQLQGIHQGHVRLAAMDSHANGFLPLFIEKLAIEHPRISLEVEIASPDNALSALVAGDVDIIAAFNLSPRRDVHVLWSADLPLGCVVAPGHELANGKTTSLQEAVHYPIALQSKALFIRRYLDARYGWLFTDPQKAVVTNSLQLVKQLACSGRYIAFTSELDAAPEITEGSLIFLPVRDKGAEPQTVGLAIDARKPLSRIGRIVADMLKDEIELCLERVRLTRPRHTETS; this is translated from the coding sequence GTGGCCCGCTCCGGATCAATCCAGAAGGCGGCCAAGGAGTTGAACGTTGCGGCATCCGCCATCGATCGGCAGATCCTGTTGCTGGAGGCGGATTTGGGTGTGGAGCTGTTTGAACGCATGCCGCGCGGCATGCGACTGACTGCCGCCGGCGATGCGCTGATCGCCTTGGCCCGGCGCTGGAAGAGCGATGAGCGCAAGGCGGCTTCGGATATCCGGCAGTTGCAGGGCATCCACCAAGGGCATGTGCGGCTGGCGGCAATGGACAGTCATGCCAACGGCTTCCTGCCACTCTTCATCGAGAAGCTTGCGATAGAGCACCCGCGAATTTCTCTCGAGGTCGAGATTGCCAGCCCCGACAATGCACTGTCGGCACTGGTGGCCGGCGATGTCGACATCATCGCCGCGTTCAATCTTTCCCCGCGGCGTGACGTTCACGTACTTTGGAGTGCCGACCTTCCATTGGGCTGTGTCGTCGCCCCGGGGCATGAACTTGCGAATGGAAAAACGACGAGCCTGCAGGAAGCGGTTCATTATCCGATTGCCCTCCAGAGCAAGGCATTGTTCATCCGCCGCTATCTCGATGCCCGTTATGGCTGGCTGTTCACAGACCCGCAGAAGGCCGTGGTGACCAATTCCTTGCAACTCGTCAAACAGCTGGCGTGCAGCGGTCGCTACATTGCCTTCACCTCGGAGCTGGATGCTGCGCCGGAAATCACCGAGGGTTCGCTCATTTTTCTGCCCGTCCGTGACAAGGGGGCGGAACCCCAGACGGTCGGCTTGGCGATTGACGCACGAAAGCCACTGTCCCGTATCGGCCGAATTGTGGCGGATATGCTGAAAGACGAAATCGAATTGTGCCTCGAACGAGTACGCCTGACGCGCCCGCGTCACACTGAGACATCTTGA
- a CDS encoding ABC transporter permease, which yields MMFDTTAEVGETTDRHDAGTLSRLTEWLWSAFSSTRHTGIFLVLPALLFLAVWFLWPVLVMIFSSFSAHSINGTMVQGFTLENYTRLFSSDLYFRILLRTIRIALLTSVCAAIFAYPLAIAIARGGPSLARLVTLTILAPLLVNVVVRSYGWQAILNKTGALAWLLKLVGISNPPVLLYTEWAVLIACVHVYLPFMVMPLASAIARIDRTVEEAARVAGATRLRVFLRVILPLSLPGLAVGASLVFSLSSAAYVTPQVLGGNFSPLLGTLIEQQILTLNDWPFGAAISTLLIAMVLGANLVFLKIVNRRFARWTEATR from the coding sequence ATGATGTTTGACACCACTGCGGAGGTCGGCGAGACGACCGACCGGCACGATGCCGGTACACTCTCCAGGCTCACTGAATGGCTCTGGTCGGCGTTTTCATCGACCCGCCACACCGGCATCTTTCTGGTTCTGCCAGCGCTTCTGTTTCTCGCGGTGTGGTTTCTCTGGCCGGTGCTCGTGATGATCTTCTCCAGCTTTTCGGCCCACAGCATCAACGGCACCATGGTGCAGGGGTTTACCCTCGAGAACTATACTCGGCTATTTTCCTCGGATCTGTATTTCCGCATCCTGCTGCGCACCATCCGCATCGCATTGCTGACGAGTGTTTGCGCCGCGATCTTCGCCTACCCGCTCGCCATTGCCATCGCCCGCGGTGGGCCATCACTTGCGAGGCTGGTCACTCTCACCATCCTTGCCCCGCTTCTGGTCAATGTGGTTGTCCGCTCATACGGTTGGCAGGCCATCCTCAACAAGACCGGTGCGCTGGCCTGGTTGTTGAAACTGGTCGGCATCAGCAATCCGCCGGTTCTCCTCTACACCGAATGGGCAGTGCTGATTGCGTGCGTGCATGTCTATCTGCCTTTCATGGTCATGCCGCTGGCCTCGGCGATCGCCCGGATCGACCGGACGGTCGAGGAAGCCGCCCGCGTTGCCGGCGCCACGCGGCTGCGCGTCTTCCTGCGGGTGATCCTGCCGCTCAGCCTTCCGGGACTTGCCGTCGGTGCTTCGCTGGTGTTCTCGCTGAGTTCGGCCGCCTATGTGACACCGCAGGTTCTCGGCGGCAATTTCTCGCCACTGCTCGGCACGCTGATCGAACAGCAGATCCTGACACTCAACGACTGGCCCTTCGGCGCGGCGATATCAACGCTGCTGATTGCCATGGTGCTTGGCGCCAATCTCGTCTTCCTCAAAATCGTCAACCGGCGCTTCGCCCGCTGGACGGAGGCCACACGATGA
- a CDS encoding extracellular solute-binding protein produces the protein MTNISRRTFGKLALGATALAAPMGFVRNSWAVDKEIQIGIWGGSQGEFVKKEIIPVFEKDFGCRVIAEEGFTLANVGKMRATKDNPKFSVMFIDDVAIPICKSEGLIEQLPAGDMPAMANLYPKFGFDGWATALAISVGSMFHNTSVTPPDSYADLWKPEYAGKLKLVSPKNTPSVFFLIVAAAVKSGKPFAEAQYLIDDSFDKVAELKPNIMNLFDNGPQAANEVAQGQADIGLLELSKYVYPYTAKGAPVTMSFPKEGSFAGNNCQVLVKGGPNRDVAVAFMNRMLEQKTQKEFSEFALTAPPVSGIEFSPETLKYLAYPLAEMDKRGLFTPDWEFINAQRSAWTEKMNGIFAV, from the coding sequence ATGACCAATATTTCAAGACGCACATTCGGCAAGTTGGCACTGGGCGCTACCGCCTTGGCAGCCCCCATGGGCTTCGTACGCAATAGCTGGGCCGTGGATAAGGAAATCCAGATCGGCATCTGGGGCGGCTCGCAGGGCGAGTTCGTCAAGAAAGAGATCATTCCGGTCTTCGAGAAGGATTTCGGCTGCCGGGTGATCGCCGAAGAAGGCTTCACCCTTGCAAATGTCGGCAAGATGCGTGCGACCAAGGACAATCCGAAGTTTTCGGTCATGTTCATTGATGACGTTGCCATTCCCATCTGCAAGTCGGAAGGCCTGATCGAGCAGCTTCCGGCGGGCGACATGCCGGCGATGGCCAACCTCTACCCAAAATTCGGGTTCGACGGCTGGGCAACCGCGCTTGCGATCTCCGTCGGCAGCATGTTCCACAACACGTCGGTCACGCCCCCGGACAGCTATGCTGATCTCTGGAAGCCAGAATATGCCGGAAAGCTCAAGCTGGTTAGCCCCAAGAATACCCCATCGGTCTTCTTCTTGATCGTCGCCGCAGCCGTGAAGTCGGGCAAGCCTTTCGCCGAAGCCCAGTACCTGATCGACGACAGCTTCGACAAGGTCGCCGAACTCAAGCCGAATATCATGAACCTGTTCGACAACGGTCCGCAGGCCGCCAACGAAGTGGCACAGGGCCAGGCCGACATCGGTCTTCTTGAGCTGTCGAAATACGTCTATCCGTATACTGCCAAGGGCGCTCCGGTGACCATGAGCTTCCCGAAGGAAGGCAGCTTTGCCGGCAACAATTGCCAGGTTCTGGTCAAGGGTGGTCCCAACAGGGATGTCGCCGTCGCCTTCATGAACCGCATGCTGGAGCAGAAAACCCAAAAGGAATTCAGCGAGTTCGCCCTGACCGCTCCGCCGGTCAGCGGCATCGAATTCTCGCCCGAAACCCTCAAATATCTCGCCTATCCGCTCGCCGAAATGGACAAGCGCGGCCTGTTCACGCCCGACTGGGAATTCATCAATGCCCAGCGCTCAGCCTGGACCGAAAAGATGAACGGCATCTTCGCTGTCTGA
- a CDS encoding class I SAM-dependent methyltransferase codes for MSLSKQQKFWNRIAERYAARPLKDVAAYDAMIGDVSSHLKPADHVLELGCGTGGTAIRLAPCVSHWTATDFSAEMIRIARSKPAGDNLTFKVADAENAYDGGPFDVICAFNVLHLVENQPAALAQIFANLKPGGLLISKTWCFADLSFKFRLPFRALQSVGLFPAVKPHSISDLRQSMTDAGFEITDERLFGKHPQNPYIVARKPEPQDLAS; via the coding sequence ATGTCGTTGTCAAAGCAGCAGAAGTTCTGGAACCGTATTGCTGAACGCTATGCTGCACGCCCGCTCAAAGACGTAGCGGCCTATGACGCCATGATCGGCGACGTCTCATCGCACCTCAAACCCGCAGACCACGTCTTGGAACTCGGTTGCGGCACAGGCGGCACCGCCATCCGGCTGGCGCCCTGCGTGTCACACTGGACGGCGACAGATTTCTCCGCCGAGATGATCAGGATCGCTCGGAGCAAGCCAGCGGGAGACAACCTGACCTTCAAGGTGGCGGACGCCGAGAATGCCTATGACGGTGGTCCATTCGACGTCATCTGTGCCTTCAACGTTCTGCACCTGGTGGAAAACCAGCCAGCCGCCTTGGCGCAGATCTTCGCCAACCTGAAACCTGGCGGCCTGCTCATCTCCAAAACCTGGTGTTTCGCCGATCTGAGTTTCAAGTTTCGTCTTCCGTTTCGTGCGCTGCAGTCGGTAGGCTTATTTCCTGCGGTCAAGCCGCACAGCATCTCCGACCTTCGGCAGTCGATGACAGATGCTGGTTTCGAGATCACAGACGAGCGGCTCTTTGGCAAGCATCCGCAAAACCCCTATATCGTCGCGCGCAAGCCTGAGCCGCAAGATCTGGCTTCGTGA
- a CDS encoding ABC transporter permease → MTETVSPLLKIVVGIILLIVVAPLIVPLLMSVSDTAYIVFPPQGFTLKWYAAVLTNPEAQGSFLFSLELAAIVTIVSLILGIPCAVGLTRFKVPGQDMVLGVILSPLIVPLIVTGVALLQLFSMMASRATMLQLVIGHTVICLPYVIRSVSASFVLVNRNLEDAASVLGAAPHLVATKVIWPQVRPGILAGGIFCFIVSFDDYPISMWLADGNHFPIPLYLYTIIERSFDPSIAAIASLMIIFALLLVLVIEKVFGISLARLAS, encoded by the coding sequence ATGACGGAGACCGTCAGCCCACTCCTGAAGATTGTTGTCGGCATCATCCTGCTGATTGTCGTCGCCCCCCTGATCGTGCCGTTGCTGATGTCGGTTTCCGACACAGCCTACATCGTCTTTCCGCCGCAGGGTTTCACCCTCAAATGGTATGCGGCGGTGCTGACCAATCCGGAAGCACAGGGCAGCTTCCTGTTCTCCCTGGAACTGGCCGCGATCGTCACGATCGTATCGCTGATCCTCGGAATTCCCTGCGCAGTCGGCCTCACCCGTTTCAAGGTGCCGGGGCAAGATATGGTGCTCGGCGTCATCCTGTCGCCGCTCATCGTGCCGCTGATCGTCACCGGTGTCGCACTTCTCCAGTTGTTCTCGATGATGGCTTCGCGTGCCACCATGCTGCAGCTGGTCATCGGCCACACGGTGATCTGCCTGCCCTATGTCATCCGGTCGGTGTCTGCGAGCTTTGTGCTGGTCAACCGCAACCTCGAGGATGCGGCCTCGGTGCTGGGCGCAGCGCCGCATCTCGTTGCCACCAAAGTGATCTGGCCGCAGGTTCGGCCCGGTATTCTGGCCGGCGGCATCTTCTGCTTCATCGTCTCCTTTGACGATTACCCAATCTCGATGTGGCTTGCCGACGGCAACCATTTCCCGATTCCGCTTTACCTCTACACCATCATCGAACGCTCTTTCGATCCGTCGATCGCTGCCATCGCCTCGCTGATGATCATCTTCGCGCTTCTTCTCGTGCTCGTCATCGAGAAGGTTTTCGGGATCAGCCTTGCCCGTTTGGCGAGTTGA